A genomic window from Odocoileus virginianus isolate 20LAN1187 ecotype Illinois unplaced genomic scaffold, Ovbor_1.2 Unplaced_Scaffold_16, whole genome shotgun sequence includes:
- the MTCP1 gene encoding protein p13 MTCP-1 has product MAGQDVGAPPDRLWVHQEGVYRDEYQRTWVAVLEEETSFLRARVQQVQVPLGDAARPSHLLTSQLPLMWQLYPEERYMDNNSRLWQIQHHLMVRGVQELLLKLLPDD; this is encoded by the exons ATGGCAGGACAGGATGTGGGGGCCCCACCCGATCGCCTCTGGGTTCACCAAGAGGGTGTCTACCGCGACGAGTACCAGCGCACGTGGGTGGCCGTCCTGGAAGAG GAGACGAGCTTCCTAAGGGCCCGAGTTCAGCAAGTTCAGGTTCCTTTAGGTGACGCAGCCAGGCCAAGCCACCTTCTCACCTCCCAGCTACCTCTCATGTGGCAACTCTACCCTGAGGAGCGCTACATGGACAACAACTCTCGCTTGTGGCAAATCCAGCATCATTTAATG gTCAGGGGCGTACAGGAGCTGTTGCTTAAGCTTTTGCCTGATGATTAA